CCGGGCAGCTGGAGCACGACGGTGCCGCCGGCCGCCGGGACCTCGACCGGACCCTCGACCGGGGTGAGCTGCGCACCGACCGCGCGCAGCCGGTCCAGCAGCTCCTGCGGCGTGGTCGGCAGCTCGCTGACCAGGCGGTTGTACGGCTGGATCGCCACCGAGGCGGGCGTGGTGACCACCGCCAGGAAACGAGGCAGCCCGCCGGTCTGCGCGGCCAGGCTGCGGTGGTTGCCGTCGGCGACGACCAGCTCGCCGCCACCCGCCAGCGCAGTCAGCTCGTCCTGTGCCGGCCCGGGGCCGATCGGCCAGATGGCGTGGGTACGCCCAGCCTGGTCGGTGTCGGTCGCGGCGGGCACACCGGCCGCGTCGGTGGCCGCAGCCAGCGCGGCATGAAGTTCATCGCCCCGCCCGGTCTGCAACAGCAGCACCGGCGAGAGCAGATGACCCAGCGCCTCGGCCAGGGCGACCCGCTCACGCACCTTGGCGATGAACACGTCCTCGTTGCGGATGACCAGGCCCGGCTCGTCGGCGCGGGTGGAGATCTGATCGGTGTCGACCATGGCGAACAGCCCGTAGGCCGACTCCTCGCCCGGGGCGCTGATCCGGTACAGCACCACCACCCGCTCGGCCGGCGTGTAGCTGCCGTCGGCCTTCGCCTCGGCCAGCCGGCTCACCGCATCCGGAAGAGCGTCACTGAAAGACTTGCCGAGGCTCTCGGGAGCCCGGTGCGGCATCTCGATGCCGAGGGCACTGTGCGGGTTCGCCTCGATGATCGCGGTGATCTCCGCGTCGTCGGCGAACTCGTCGTAATTCTGCGCACCCGTGCCGCCTGTGGTGATCCAGGCCCGGGTGATCGGATGCACGACCGTCATGACCACTGACGCTACCGCCGCCCGACACTCCCCCGCCGCCGGACCCTCACCCCGCCCACTGGGTGAAAGGAAGGGCCCCCTATTAACGCCTGCGGTAGAGGAAGGGCCCCTTATTAACAGCCGCACTCGCCGGTTCGGCGCTAACTGCCGTACGCTCCGGCTCGGCGATGGCGGCCAACGGGCCTGGGCGCTGCGGCGGGGCCGCGCGGTGGGATCGCTCGCGGGCCCTGGTTGCGCAGCTCCCGGCCGGGTGGAGTCAGCTGGGAGGTGGCCGGCACCCGGGCAACGCCCACCACGCTCGGTCGCGCCGGCGGCTCCTCCGGATCGTACGGAGACCGCTCCGGCCAGGCCGTCGGCCAGCGCGAGCGGTCCGCCAACCGGTACCCGGCGACGTCCGTCCTCTCCTCCTGGCTGCGTCCCTCCTCCTGGCTGAGTAGATCGTCGACCGGCGCACGATGCTTGGCCATCCGGCACCTCCACGAGTTGCGGACTGCGGGCAGCGAGCAGCGGGCAGCGATGCGACCCGCCGGATCGCCGCGGACAACCATGCAAACGAGTCCGCGAATCGACCGGTGACGCTGCGCTCGTGCCGGCGGGTCTACCGGGGGGCGCGCTACCACCGACCCGGGCCGCGCCGCCGCCGGGCAGCACGGAGCCGCCGGGCAACGCGGAGCCGCCGGGCAACGCGGAGCCGCCGGGCAACGCGGAGCCGCCGGGCAGCACGGAGCCGCCGGGCAGCACGGAGCCGCCGGGCAGCACGGAGCCGCCGGGCAACGCGGAGCCGCCGGGCAACGCGGAGCCGCGCCGGACAGGCCATGGCTGCCGGCCCGGCGCGGCGCGGCACCCCCGCGTTGCCCGGCCGGGGCACGATCAAGCAGCGGTACGGCGCACCAGCGCGAGTGCGGGGTTAATCGCGAGTGCGGTGTTAGGCGGTGTTAATAAGGGGCCCTTCCTCTACCGCAGGCGTTAAAAGGGGGCCCTTCCTTACACCTCAGTCGAAGATGGGGTCGAGGTTGCGGCTGCGCTTCAGTTCGAAGAAGCCGGGGGTGCCGGCGACCAGCAGTACGCCGTCCCAGAGGCGGCCGGCGGCCTCGCCCTTGGGTGCCGGGGTGACCACCGGACCGAAGAAGGCCACCTGCTGGCCGTCCGGGCCGGGCGCGTGGATGACCGGGGTGCCGACCTCGGTGCCGACCGGCCGCATGCCTGCCTCGTGGCTCTCCCGCAGCGCGGTGTCGAGCCCGGTGTCGTCGGCCGCTGCGGCCAGCTCCGGGTCGAGCCCGGCGTCGGTGAGCGCCGCGGCGTACAGTTCCGGCCCGAGCTGCTCCTGGCCGAGGTGGATCCGGGTGCCCAGGGCGGTGTAGAGCCGGCCGACGGCCGCCGCGCCGTACCGTTGCTGCACCGCGATGCAGACGCGGACCGGGCCCCATCCCTTCCGCATGATGTCCTGGTACTCCTCGGGCAGTTCCCGACCCTCGTTGAGCACCGAGAGGCTCATCACGTGGAAGCGGATTTCGAGCGCACGGACCTGCTCCACCTCCAGCAGCCAGCGGGACGTGATCCAGGCCCACGGGCAGATCGGATCGAACCACATGTCGACAGCGACTCGCTCGTTCACGATGCGTTCCCTTCACGACGATGACACCGACTCAACCGGCGTGTCTCCGATCTTTGCTCCGCGCCGGCACGTGGGGGTGAGAACGGAGGCGTGACCTCGCCCACCGTTGGCGGTCCACACATGGAAGACTCAGGCGGGGGACCGGCCGCGACGAGCGGTCAACGAACGACGCGACCGAGGCGTACGGCGAGAGTGGGATGGAGACGAACAGTGCCGGGAGTGCGCAACCTGACGCAGGTCGAGGCGACCGAGCGGGCCCGCCTGCTCGACGTGATCGGGTATGACATCAGTCTGGACCTGTCCAGCGCCGTGCAAGCGGCCGGAGGTCGGACCTTCCGATCGACCACGGAGGTGCGCTTCCGCTGCATCGAGCCGGGGGCCAGCACCTTCATCGAGGTGGCCGCGGACTCGGTTCGCTCGGCGACGCTCAACGGCGCCCCGGTCGACCTGACCGACTGGTCGGCCGAGAAGGGGTTGACGCTGACTGGGCTGGCCAGCGAGAACACTCTGGTCGTCGACGCGGATTTCGCGTACTCCAACTCGGGGCAGGGGCTGCACCGCTCGGTGGACCCCGTCGACGGTGAGACGTACCTCTACAGCCAGTTCGAGACGGCGGACGCGCAGCGGGTCTTCGCCTGCTTCGACCAGCCTGATCTGAAGAGTGTCTACACCTGGCACGCCACCGTCGCGGAGCACTGGACGGTGGTCTCCAACATGCCGGTGGAGCGGGAGGAGCCGGCCGGCGAGGCGTTGAAAACCGTCCACTTCGCCGAGTCGGTGCGGATGAGCACCTACATCACCGCGCTCTGCGCCGGGCCGTACCACGAGGTCCGGGACAGTCACGACGGCATCGACCTGGGGGTCTTCTGCCGGGCCTCGATGGCGCAGTACCTGGACAGCGACGATCTGTTCCTGGTCACCAAGCAGGGCTTCGACTTCTTCCACGAGCAGTTCGGGGTGCGCTACCCGCTGGCCAAGTACGACCAGCTGTGGGTGCCGGACTTCAACGCCGGCGCGATGGAGAACTTCGGCTGCGTCACGCACGCCGAGTCGCACTACCTGTTCCGCTCGCAGGTCACCGACTTCGAGTACGAGCAGCGGGCCAACACCATCCTGCACGAGCTGGCCCACATGTGGTTCGGTGACCTGGTCACCATGCGCTGGTGGAACGACCTGTGGCTGAACGAGTCGTTCGCCGAGTGGGCCAGCCACTGGTGCAACACGCACGCCACCCGGTTCACCGAGGCGTGGACGACGTTCCTGTCCGTCCGGAAGAACTGGGGCTACCGGCAGGACCAGCTCTCCTCCACCCACCCGGTCTACTGCGAGATGCCCGACCTGGAGGCGGTCGAGGTCAACTTCGACGGCATCACGTACGCCAAGGGTGCCAGCGTGCTCAAGCAGCTGGTCGCGTACGTGGGCGAGGAGCCGTTCCTGGCCGGTCTGCGGGCCTATTTCGCCCAGCACGCATGGGGCAACGCCACCTTCGACGACCTGCTCACCGAGCTGGAGACGGCCTCCGGCCGCAAGCTGCGTACGTTCGCCACGCAGTGGCTGGAGACCGCGCAGGTGAACACTCTGCGACCGGAGCTGACGATCGGCCCGGACGGCACGTACGAGCGGGTGTCGGTCCGCCAGGAGGCGCCGGAGCAGCACCCCACGATGCGGACCCACCGCATCGGCGTCGGCCTGTACGACCTCGCCGACGGCCGGCTGGTCCGCCGCGAACGGTACGAGGTCGACATCGACGGTGAGCTGACCGAGCTGCCCGAGCTCGTCGGCGTACGCGCTGCCGACGTGCTGCTGCTCAACGACGACGACCTCACCTACACGAAGCTGCGGCTGGACGAGCGGTCGATGGCGACCGTGGTGCAGCACATCGCCGGCTTCGAGTCGTCGCTGGCGCGGGCCCTGTGCTGGACCGCCGCGTGGGACATGACCCGCGACGCCGAGCTGGCCGCCCGCGACTACGTGGCGCTGGTGCTGGCCGGGCTGCCCGCCGAGGCCGACATCAACCTGGTCACCGCCACCCTGCGCCAGGCCAGCAGCGCGCTCACCTTCTACGCCGATCCGGCCTGGGCGCCGACCGGCTGGGCCGAGCTGGCCCGCACCGCGAAGACCGCCCTCGCCGCGGCCGAGCCGGGCAGCGGCTTCCAGCTGGCCTGGGCCCGGGCTCTCGTCTCCGCCGCCCGTTCGCCGGAGGACCTGGCGATGCTGCGGGGCTGGTTGGACGGGACGCAGGTGACGGACGGGCTGACCATCGACACCGAGCTGCGCTGGAGCGTGGTGCAGGCGCTGGTGGCAAACGGTGCGGCCGGCACCGCGGAGATCGAGGCCGAGCTGGCCAACGACAAGACCTCCAGCGGCGAACGGGAGGCCGCGTACGCGCACGCGCTGCTGCCGACCGAGGCGAACAAGGCGACGGTCTGGGCCCAGCTCACCGGTCCCGATTCGCTGCCGAACTGGCGCAACCGGGCGTTGTTGCAGGGCTTCAGCCACCCGGCGCAGGTCGAGCTGACCGCGCCGTACCGGGAGCGCTACTTCGCCTCGGTGGGGCAGGTCTGGGCCAGCCGGGACAGCGAGCCGGCGCAGGAGTTCGCCATGTTGGCGTACCCGGCGTACCTGGTCGAGGAGGAGACGATCGACGCCACCGACGCCTGGCTGGCGCGGGAGGGCCACCCGGCCCCGCTGCGGCGGCTGGTCGCCGAGGGCCGCGACGGCGTCCTCCGCGCGCTCAAGGCCCGGGCCCGGGACGCCCGCAGCGCCTGACCGACGAAGCTCGGGGCCGGCGCAGGCGAACAGCCTTCACGCCGGCCCCGCCGACCGACACCGAAAGGCCCGGCAGACACCGACGAGGCCGGCTCCGCGTCGCGGAGCCGGCCTGTTCGTCGTACCTGCGGGCGTCAGCCCTTGCCGGCGTAGCGGGAAAGCTGATCGAGCCCCTGGATGATGCCGCCGGCCAGGTCACCGCCGCCGAACGAGGCCACCATCGACAGCGCGGCGAGTTTGGCGTACGTGTCCGGGATGCGCTTGCGGGCGTACCGTCCGGTGACGATCTCGAGCTGCCGCTGGTTGGGCGAGAGCGCGATCAGCACCGACCGGTCGGGCTCGGCGAGCTGCCGGTGCAGCCGCTCGGCGTGCTCCCGGACCGGCTCGTCGAGGCCGCCCACGAAGACCGAGAAGACCAGCCCGGTCGTCCGGTCGGCCAGGCGCAGCGCCTCATCGATGCGCAGCAGCTGGCGGGTCGAGAACGGCCCGTCGAGCACGTCGGGCAGGGTGTCCGTCCCGGCCTCGGCCTGCTTCTCACCAACGGTCACTTGCGCCTCCGGTTCCACCGGCCGGCGCCTCCACGCCGGCCTGCTGCTGCTTGTGGCTGGTCAGGGCCGGCGCCTGTGCCCCCGCTGCCAGCGCGGC
This DNA window, taken from Micromonospora sp. FIMYZ51, encodes the following:
- the pepN gene encoding aminopeptidase N, producing MRNLTQVEATERARLLDVIGYDISLDLSSAVQAAGGRTFRSTTEVRFRCIEPGASTFIEVAADSVRSATLNGAPVDLTDWSAEKGLTLTGLASENTLVVDADFAYSNSGQGLHRSVDPVDGETYLYSQFETADAQRVFACFDQPDLKSVYTWHATVAEHWTVVSNMPVEREEPAGEALKTVHFAESVRMSTYITALCAGPYHEVRDSHDGIDLGVFCRASMAQYLDSDDLFLVTKQGFDFFHEQFGVRYPLAKYDQLWVPDFNAGAMENFGCVTHAESHYLFRSQVTDFEYEQRANTILHELAHMWFGDLVTMRWWNDLWLNESFAEWASHWCNTHATRFTEAWTTFLSVRKNWGYRQDQLSSTHPVYCEMPDLEAVEVNFDGITYAKGASVLKQLVAYVGEEPFLAGLRAYFAQHAWGNATFDDLLTELETASGRKLRTFATQWLETAQVNTLRPELTIGPDGTYERVSVRQEAPEQHPTMRTHRIGVGLYDLADGRLVRRERYEVDIDGELTELPELVGVRAADVLLLNDDDLTYTKLRLDERSMATVVQHIAGFESSLARALCWTAAWDMTRDAELAARDYVALVLAGLPAEADINLVTATLRQASSALTFYADPAWAPTGWAELARTAKTALAAAEPGSGFQLAWARALVSAARSPEDLAMLRGWLDGTQVTDGLTIDTELRWSVVQALVANGAAGTAEIEAELANDKTSSGEREAAYAHALLPTEANKATVWAQLTGPDSLPNWRNRALLQGFSHPAQVELTAPYRERYFASVGQVWASRDSEPAQEFAMLAYPAYLVEEETIDATDAWLAREGHPAPLRRLVAEGRDGVLRALKARARDARSA
- a CDS encoding DUF5130 family protein — translated: MTVGEKQAEAGTDTLPDVLDGPFSTRQLLRIDEALRLADRTTGLVFSVFVGGLDEPVREHAERLHRQLAEPDRSVLIALSPNQRQLEIVTGRYARKRIPDTYAKLAALSMVASFGGGDLAGGIIQGLDQLSRYAGKG
- a CDS encoding DUF1015 family protein, which gives rise to MTVVHPITRAWITTGGTGAQNYDEFADDAEITAIIEANPHSALGIEMPHRAPESLGKSFSDALPDAVSRLAEAKADGSYTPAERVVVLYRISAPGEESAYGLFAMVDTDQISTRADEPGLVIRNEDVFIAKVRERVALAEALGHLLSPVLLLQTGRGDELHAALAAATDAAGVPAATDTDQAGRTHAIWPIGPGPAQDELTALAGGGELVVADGNHRSLAAQTGGLPRFLAVVTTPASVAIQPYNRLVSELPTTPQELLDRLRAVGAQLTPVEGPVEVPAAGGTVVLQLPGQAYAMTLPHTGASRLENLDHALVERLLLRDALGLDPGDKRITYVGGDYPASWLTGEVGAGRAELAVLIAPVTVDDFVAVNLAREKMPRKSTWFTPKARGGLVVAELPDGV
- a CDS encoding disulfide bond formation protein DsbA; translation: MNERVAVDMWFDPICPWAWITSRWLLEVEQVRALEIRFHVMSLSVLNEGRELPEEYQDIMRKGWGPVRVCIAVQQRYGAAAVGRLYTALGTRIHLGQEQLGPELYAAALTDAGLDPELAAAADDTGLDTALRESHEAGMRPVGTEVGTPVIHAPGPDGQQVAFFGPVVTPAPKGEAAGRLWDGVLLVAGTPGFFELKRSRNLDPIFD